One stretch of Corallococcus soli DNA includes these proteins:
- a CDS encoding FAD-binding oxidoreductase, with protein sequence MTVDVVQALSRLLSAESLVTDPDVLQAHRNDQAEWAPAGMPCALARPATTSEVRAVLDVARTLRVPVVARGAGSGLSGGANASDGCIVLSLLRMNRVLEVDRRGMLAVVQPGALNAAVKAAAAEHGLWYAPDPASWEFSTIGGNLATNAGGLCCVKYGVTGDAVLGLEVVLADGSVVRTGGRTVKNVAGYDLTRLFVGSEGTLGIITEATLRLRPRPPKATTLLAAFPTLVGAGKAVCDIMGTTRPSLLELMDRTTVRAVEAWKPMGLDVEAAALLLARSDAGGAQGEEEVGVMAAACERAGATFVMNTADEAEGELLMGARRFAYPALEQQGATLLDDVGVPLSRIPELLAAVEHIAAQRGVRIGTFGHAGDGNMHPTVVFDRNDLDAMTRAKQAFDDILHAALDLGGTITGEHGVGSLKRGFLPAQLGSESLHLHRTLKQALDPLGILNPGKLL encoded by the coding sequence GTGACGGTCGACGTGGTGCAGGCGCTGTCGAGGCTGTTGTCGGCGGAGTCGCTCGTCACCGACCCGGACGTGCTCCAGGCGCACCGGAACGACCAGGCGGAGTGGGCACCGGCGGGGATGCCTTGCGCGCTCGCGCGGCCCGCGACGACGTCGGAGGTCCGGGCCGTGCTCGACGTGGCCAGGACGCTCCGCGTGCCGGTGGTGGCCCGGGGCGCGGGCTCCGGCCTGTCGGGCGGCGCGAACGCCAGCGACGGGTGCATCGTCCTGTCCCTCCTGCGGATGAACCGGGTCCTGGAGGTGGACCGGCGGGGCATGCTGGCCGTCGTCCAGCCCGGCGCGCTCAACGCCGCGGTGAAGGCCGCCGCGGCGGAGCACGGGCTCTGGTACGCGCCGGATCCCGCGAGCTGGGAGTTCTCCACCATCGGCGGCAACCTCGCGACCAACGCGGGCGGCCTGTGCTGCGTGAAGTACGGGGTGACGGGGGACGCGGTGCTGGGGCTGGAGGTGGTGCTGGCGGACGGCTCCGTCGTGCGCACCGGCGGACGCACGGTGAAGAACGTGGCGGGCTATGATCTCACGCGGCTCTTCGTCGGCTCGGAAGGGACGCTGGGCATCATCACGGAGGCCACGCTGCGGCTGCGCCCCCGGCCCCCCAAGGCGACCACGCTCCTGGCCGCGTTCCCCACGCTCGTGGGCGCGGGCAAGGCCGTCTGCGACATCATGGGGACGACCCGCCCGTCGCTGCTGGAGCTGATGGACCGCACCACCGTGCGCGCCGTCGAAGCCTGGAAGCCCATGGGCCTGGACGTGGAGGCCGCGGCGCTGCTGCTCGCGCGCTCCGACGCGGGCGGCGCGCAGGGCGAGGAGGAGGTCGGTGTCATGGCGGCGGCCTGCGAGCGGGCCGGCGCCACCTTCGTGATGAACACCGCCGACGAGGCCGAAGGTGAGCTGCTCATGGGCGCGCGGCGCTTCGCCTACCCGGCGCTGGAGCAGCAGGGGGCGACGCTGCTGGACGACGTGGGCGTGCCCCTGTCCCGCATCCCGGAGCTGCTCGCGGCGGTGGAGCACATCGCGGCGCAGCGCGGGGTGCGCATCGGCACCTTCGGTCACGCGGGCGACGGGAACATGCACCCCACGGTCGTCTTCGACCGGAACGACCTGGACGCGATGACGCGGGCGAAGCAGGCGTTCGACGACATCCTGCACGCGGCGCTGGACCTGGGAGGCACCATCACCGGCGAGCACGGTGTGGGTTCACTCAAGCGGGGCTTCCTGCCCGCCCAGCTGGGTTCGGAATCCCTTCACCTGCACCGCACCCTCAAGCAGGCGCTCGACCCGCTGGGCATCCTCAACCCGGGCAAGCTGCTCTGA
- a CDS encoding dienelactone hydrolase family protein: MSSSTSPRVHAEAFDYTDGGTVLEGYIAHETSHEARRPCVLIAHAWDGQNAIMRTLAERFAARGYVGFALDVYGKGVRGDVAGDNSRLMAPFMEDRALLRRRMLAGLEAARRHPRVDPQRIAVLGYCFGGLCALDLARAAPEGLKGAVSIHGVLQPPGLGPQPPITASVLLLHGWEDPVARPDAVLAIARELTEAGADWQLQAYGHAMHAFTFEGANNPQAGILHHPVAARRAEAALQAFLAQVLGDATPDTGA; this comes from the coding sequence ATGTCGTCCTCCACCTCGCCCCGTGTCCACGCCGAAGCCTTCGACTACACCGACGGAGGAACCGTCCTTGAAGGCTACATCGCCCATGAAACGTCGCACGAAGCCAGGCGGCCCTGCGTCCTGATTGCCCACGCCTGGGATGGCCAGAACGCGATCATGCGCACCCTCGCGGAACGCTTCGCGGCGCGGGGCTATGTCGGCTTCGCGCTCGACGTGTATGGGAAGGGCGTCCGTGGCGACGTGGCGGGGGACAACTCGCGCCTCATGGCCCCCTTCATGGAGGACCGCGCCCTCCTGCGTCGCCGCATGCTCGCGGGCCTGGAGGCAGCCAGGCGCCATCCCCGGGTGGATCCCCAGCGCATCGCGGTGCTCGGCTATTGCTTCGGAGGCCTCTGCGCGCTCGACCTCGCGCGCGCCGCGCCGGAGGGACTGAAGGGCGCCGTGAGCATCCACGGGGTGCTCCAGCCGCCGGGGCTCGGGCCCCAGCCGCCCATCACCGCGAGCGTCCTGCTGCTGCACGGCTGGGAGGACCCCGTCGCCCGGCCCGACGCCGTGCTGGCCATTGCCCGGGAGCTGACCGAGGCCGGCGCGGACTGGCAGCTCCAGGCCTACGGCCACGCGATGCACGCCTTCACCTTCGAGGGCGCGAACAACCCCCAGGCGGGCATCCTCCACCACCCCGTCGCCGCCCGGCGCGCGGAGGCCGCGCTCCAGGCCTTCCTGGCGCAGGTCCTGGGCGATGCGACACCGGACACGGGCGCGTGA
- a CDS encoding response regulator transcription factor codes for MRLLLVEDEAKMVALLRRGLEEEGHRLDVCSRGDEALALGTPDAYEVIVLDWSLPDMEGMTLLKGWREAGVRTPVLMLTARGTTADKVLGLRSGADDYLVKPFDFEELLARLEVLRRRSEGRDGDVRLGELVLEPGRRVLRVGAREESLTAREFALFSSLARHPGEAQVRARLMDQTWGPDFKGSANVLDVYVGYLRTKLERLGAAHVTLRSVRGVGYKLMVAPAGGSSA; via the coding sequence ATGAGGCTCCTGCTCGTCGAGGACGAGGCGAAGATGGTGGCCCTGCTCCGGCGCGGACTGGAGGAGGAGGGGCACCGCCTTGACGTGTGCTCGCGCGGCGACGAGGCACTGGCGCTGGGGACACCCGACGCCTACGAGGTCATCGTCCTGGACTGGTCCCTGCCGGACATGGAGGGCATGACGCTGCTCAAGGGCTGGCGGGAAGCGGGCGTGCGCACCCCGGTGCTGATGCTGACGGCGCGGGGGACGACGGCGGACAAGGTGCTGGGGCTGCGCTCGGGCGCGGACGACTACCTGGTGAAGCCCTTCGACTTCGAGGAGCTGCTGGCCCGGCTGGAGGTGCTCCGTCGCCGGAGCGAGGGCCGGGACGGCGACGTGCGCCTGGGCGAGCTGGTGCTGGAGCCGGGGCGCCGGGTGCTGCGGGTGGGGGCGCGCGAGGAGTCGCTCACCGCGCGCGAGTTCGCGCTCTTCAGCTCGCTGGCCCGTCACCCCGGCGAGGCGCAGGTGCGCGCGCGGTTGATGGACCAGACGTGGGGGCCGGACTTCAAGGGCAGCGCCAACGTGCTGGACGTGTACGTGGGCTACCTGCGCACGAAGCTGGAGCGCCTGGGGGCCGCGCACGTGACCCTGCGCTCCGTGCGGGGCGTGGGCTACAAGCTGATGGTGGCGCCCGCGGGAGGGTCCTCGGCGTGA
- a CDS encoding HAMP domain-containing sensor histidine kinase produces MKLTRRLWLHGALVPALATLCALVVAGQLFRVDLEHALDRALLAQAAVESVSLFDGPGQKVHLHMAVSPLVEQVRPFAPQGYLYQADGQLVMRYPPVPEGAPEEPPRVPDSPDGEPVLATQVSADGNRWREVFVNVRSPDGERYGLRLLASLGQVDHSVASYFRLALSMAAVMGLLLLAVQTTLARRMARRLEAITLNLGRLREGDLAAPPEVDPGKDEIGQLSAALAEAMARVRGAREAQERLVADTAHELRTPLALMRTSMDLALRRERGADELRASLRDARAEVDRLAVLADTLLDMASAGRGAWDRKKGDLGLVLAQAVEGARAEAERRGLLVHLEAPDRAEAWFDAGSLRQAVDNLLSNALKFSPEGGEIGVRLTLDGGRYRVGVADSGPGIPVSEREAVFEPFHRVADAESRPGVGLGLAIVREVARRHGGRAYVDAAVGQGTQVVLELPSAPRAEG; encoded by the coding sequence GTGAAGCTGACGCGCCGTCTGTGGTTGCACGGAGCGCTGGTGCCCGCGCTCGCCACGCTCTGCGCCCTGGTCGTGGCGGGGCAGTTGTTCCGCGTGGACCTGGAGCATGCGTTGGATCGCGCCCTGCTGGCCCAGGCGGCGGTGGAGAGCGTGAGCCTCTTCGATGGCCCGGGGCAGAAGGTGCACCTGCACATGGCCGTCTCACCGCTGGTGGAGCAGGTGCGCCCCTTCGCGCCGCAGGGCTACCTGTACCAGGCGGATGGGCAACTGGTGATGCGCTACCCGCCCGTCCCCGAAGGCGCGCCCGAGGAGCCTCCCCGGGTGCCCGACAGTCCGGACGGTGAGCCGGTCCTCGCCACCCAGGTGTCCGCCGACGGGAACCGCTGGCGCGAGGTGTTCGTGAACGTGCGCTCGCCGGATGGGGAGCGGTACGGACTGCGGCTGCTGGCGTCGCTGGGGCAGGTGGACCACTCAGTGGCGTCGTACTTCCGGCTGGCGCTCTCCATGGCGGCGGTGATGGGGCTGCTGCTGCTGGCCGTCCAGACCACCCTGGCGCGACGGATGGCGCGGCGGCTGGAGGCCATCACCCTGAACCTGGGACGGCTGCGCGAGGGCGACCTGGCGGCGCCCCCGGAGGTGGATCCGGGGAAGGATGAGATCGGCCAGCTCAGCGCGGCGCTCGCGGAGGCCATGGCGCGGGTGCGGGGCGCGCGCGAGGCCCAGGAGCGGCTGGTCGCGGACACGGCGCACGAGCTGCGCACGCCGCTGGCGCTCATGCGCACCAGCATGGACCTGGCGCTGCGGCGCGAGCGCGGCGCGGACGAGCTGCGCGCTTCCCTCCGGGACGCGCGCGCGGAGGTGGACCGGCTGGCGGTGCTGGCGGACACGCTGCTGGACATGGCCAGCGCGGGGCGCGGCGCGTGGGACCGCAAGAAGGGGGACCTGGGATTGGTGTTGGCGCAGGCGGTGGAGGGCGCGCGCGCGGAAGCGGAGCGGCGGGGACTGCTCGTCCACCTGGAGGCCCCGGACCGGGCGGAGGCCTGGTTCGATGCGGGCAGCCTGCGACAGGCAGTGGACAACCTGCTGAGCAATGCCCTCAAGTTCTCGCCGGAGGGCGGGGAGATTGGCGTGCGGCTGACGTTGGACGGTGGGCGCTACCGGGTGGGCGTCGCGGACTCCGGCCCGGGCATCCCCGTCTCGGAGCGTGAGGCCGTGTTCGAGCCGTTCCACCGCGTGGCGGACGCGGAGTCGCGGCCCGGCGTGGGGCTGGGGCTGGCCATCGTCCGGGAGGTCGCGCGGCGCCATGGCGGCCGGGCCTACGTGGACGCGGCGGTGGGGCAGGGCACCCAGGTGGTGCTGGAGCTTCCCTCCGCGCCGCGGGCGGAAGGCTGA
- a CDS encoding RluA family pseudouridine synthase has product MSSERVSFFQTPPSPGVLPVRLPSPFAPGPPGPLARSAAEALQQRLRRERWEVLDAPGGGKMFGVLVVAAPDGRVGYLSAFSGMLGGGWNVEGFVPPLFDPVARDAFWPAGEAELGALTHRYAELSREVEQAPSPLLHEELARIGHLRAERSRALWRQMARSYVIPNARGERLPLAELFAPRPPPGGAGDCAAPKLLAEAYRQHLRPLALAEFWWGAPPLDGRRESGAYYPACDNKCGVVLPYMLQGLSVEPAPRTGTLIEDPRILHEDPWLLVVDKPVGLSTLPDRHAPERDSVLVRLQSRFPALSSSDVLQDLEREVSGLLLVARDEATRAALLRQFARREAEHRQVSWVEGVVAEASGVIELPLRGTSHAPLEDCVDRVHGKRAVTAWTVLERDGGRTRVAWVPVTRHPFQTRIHAAHRLGLGAPVVGDARFGQGAARLMLHAEALAFTHPQTGARLEFTAPAPF; this is encoded by the coding sequence ATGTCTTCCGAACGCGTGAGCTTCTTCCAGACGCCTCCGTCGCCCGGAGTCCTGCCCGTGCGCCTGCCGAGCCCGTTCGCGCCAGGACCGCCGGGGCCGCTGGCCCGGAGCGCCGCGGAGGCCCTCCAGCAGCGGCTGCGCCGCGAGAGGTGGGAGGTGCTGGACGCGCCCGGGGGCGGGAAGATGTTCGGCGTGCTGGTCGTCGCGGCGCCGGACGGGCGGGTCGGCTACCTGAGCGCGTTCTCCGGGATGCTGGGCGGTGGCTGGAACGTGGAGGGCTTCGTGCCCCCGCTGTTCGACCCGGTCGCGCGCGATGCCTTCTGGCCGGCGGGAGAGGCGGAGCTGGGGGCGCTGACACACCGGTACGCGGAGCTGAGCCGGGAGGTGGAGCAGGCGCCTTCGCCCCTGCTCCACGAGGAGCTGGCGCGGATTGGACACCTGCGCGCCGAACGCTCCCGCGCCCTGTGGCGACAGATGGCGCGGAGCTATGTGATTCCAAACGCGCGGGGTGAGCGTCTGCCATTGGCGGAGCTGTTCGCGCCCAGGCCGCCGCCCGGAGGGGCAGGGGATTGCGCCGCGCCCAAGCTGCTGGCGGAGGCGTACCGCCAGCACCTGAGGCCGCTGGCGCTGGCGGAGTTCTGGTGGGGAGCGCCCCCGCTCGATGGTCGTCGCGAGTCCGGCGCCTATTATCCCGCGTGTGACAACAAATGCGGCGTCGTCCTGCCGTACATGCTGCAAGGGCTGTCCGTGGAGCCCGCGCCCCGGACGGGCACCCTCATCGAAGACCCGCGCATCCTTCATGAGGACCCGTGGCTCCTCGTGGTCGACAAGCCCGTGGGGCTGTCCACGCTGCCGGACCGCCACGCGCCCGAGCGCGACTCGGTGCTCGTCCGGCTCCAGTCGCGCTTCCCGGCGCTGTCCAGCTCCGACGTCCTCCAGGACCTGGAGCGCGAAGTCTCCGGTCTCCTCCTGGTGGCCAGGGACGAGGCGACCCGGGCCGCGCTCCTGCGCCAGTTCGCGCGTCGCGAGGCGGAGCACCGCCAGGTCTCCTGGGTCGAAGGCGTCGTGGCGGAAGCCTCCGGCGTCATCGAGCTGCCCCTGCGCGGGACGTCCCATGCCCCGCTGGAGGACTGCGTCGACCGGGTCCACGGCAAGCGCGCGGTGACGGCGTGGACGGTGCTGGAGCGCGACGGAGGCAGGACCCGGGTGGCGTGGGTTCCCGTGACCCGGCATCCCTTCCAGACGCGCATCCATGCCGCGCACCGTCTGGGATTGGGAGCGCCCGTGGTCGGGGATGCCCGCTTCGGTCAGGGAGCCGCGCGGTTGATGCTCCACGCGGAGGCGCTTGCCTTCACCCATCCCCAGACGGGCGCGCGTCTGGAGTTCACCGCCCCCGCTCCCTTCTGA